The following are encoded in a window of Flavobacterium psychrotrophum genomic DNA:
- a CDS encoding class I SAM-dependent methyltransferase gives MKDLFGKAILDYQTGNTPEDIITETSISEEDEMDVAYLFRNFEDMPAIEQKAMELAKGAVLDVGCGAGSHSLYLQNKGLTVTAIDISESAIKACQLRGIKNAFTEDIRVLTTANKYDTILLLMNGTGIFGKLKNVSAYLQKLKSLLNTGGQILIDSSDIIYMFDEDEDGGKWIPAEGYYGEVTFSIRYKGQQEEDFDWLYLDYNTLQNAAHANGLQCELVTEGEHFDYLAKLYV, from the coding sequence ATGAAAGACCTTTTTGGCAAAGCAATACTGGACTACCAAACCGGAAACACCCCAGAAGACATCATTACAGAAACATCTATTAGCGAAGAAGATGAAATGGATGTTGCATATCTGTTCAGGAACTTCGAAGATATGCCCGCTATTGAGCAAAAAGCAATGGAGCTTGCAAAAGGCGCAGTACTGGATGTAGGATGCGGTGCCGGAAGCCATAGCCTCTACCTGCAAAATAAAGGACTTACCGTAACAGCGATAGACATTTCTGAAAGCGCCATTAAAGCCTGCCAACTGCGCGGCATTAAAAATGCTTTTACCGAAGATATCCGTGTTTTAACTACCGCCAATAAATATGATACTATACTTTTACTAATGAATGGTACGGGTATATTTGGCAAACTCAAAAATGTATCTGCATACCTGCAAAAATTAAAGTCGCTGCTTAATACGGGCGGGCAAATACTAATCGACTCCTCTGACATTATTTATATGTTTGACGAAGATGAGGATGGCGGCAAATGGATACCCGCCGAAGGCTACTATGGCGAAGTTACCTTCAGCATTCGCTACAAAGGCCAGCAGGAAGAAGATTTTGACTGGCTGTATCTTGATTATAACACTCTCCAGAACGCAGCACACGCCAACGGGCTTCAATGCGAACTTGTTACCGAAGGAGAACACTTTGATTATCTCGCAAAATTATATGTATAA
- a CDS encoding DUF4468 domain-containing protein has translation MKTLLLFLLICSTGFSQELVATRTGLASKKDITQNYVVLNFDGISSDSLYARTKKYIQKRYAGVRDVVSSDDQNRTITIETANNGIKSVKKNGTETVYLADYKANLEVKESMLKITYSNIEIYTEVKDGEKTRFPFDSYWNAKGKVVDAETKKIVEDNFNASIRILANELKKEDGAAKTSW, from the coding sequence ATGAAAACACTATTATTATTTCTACTGATTTGCAGTACAGGATTTTCTCAGGAACTTGTAGCAACAAGAACCGGATTAGCTTCTAAGAAAGATATTACTCAAAATTATGTTGTTTTAAATTTCGACGGAATATCTTCCGATTCGCTATACGCAAGGACAAAAAAATATATTCAAAAAAGATATGCCGGAGTAAGAGACGTTGTTAGCAGCGATGACCAAAACAGGACAATAACTATTGAAACAGCCAATAACGGTATTAAAAGCGTTAAAAAAAATGGCACTGAAACCGTATATCTGGCCGATTATAAAGCTAATCTTGAAGTTAAAGAAAGTATGCTAAAAATTACTTATTCAAATATTGAGATTTACACCGAAGTAAAGGATGGAGAAAAAACACGTTTCCCGTTTGATTCTTACTGGAATGCTAAAGGAAAAGTTGTTGATGCAGAAACAAAAAAAATTGTCGAAGATAATTTTAATGCCTCTATAAGGATTTTAGCTAATGAACTGAAAAAAGAGGATGGAGCAGCCAAAACGAGTTGGTAG
- a CDS encoding T9SS type B sorting domain-containing protein has protein sequence MITSNQQKIFSSFRVNKIAFLLVTLLFVLTTGAQTIALQATATPETCTGNGTLTFSATGAVQQGTINYKIYKLPNVSIAIYDGPSGTLSGQQAGTYKVVATQTLNGINQTGEATVEIENKVVLFSFTALATDAVCGNDGTISATTTTGTAVSYEIISGPVTAPAQASNTFQNLPTGFYMIKATDACGSAPVVSLNVFSKAPVLNIGPAKFPDSALPDCNHITVGNPITHLTTPVIAYPLTATFTVYPPDGGALQHFTQTITTGSDDYEVIEQVIPFYYDTPYYYDLVVTDPCGNNYSLPQNLVKEKLYAFLNFDDVGCNKVVLLSLDKFVPPYNASFIQSPPGFFPASLNSLYPGPFNDVLNIFGDEQNGVPNGTYEIKITDACGNTATAKKELLPDPDPVANGSASNSDCINNLGSITVAIAPREIQTIKITSAPPEYITMYSATLPQDVSAFVIPAEGLKLDRLPPGTYIFDVYNTCGYHYKPPTVVVVPDYTFSTIAVLQRQDCAPGMGTVMLTKNLTAASITAAPAAYSQLLPQNISNLINPDGDVYLEGIPPGNYTFSLTNACEGTVTKSIAIVGNEISRNDFTYTPYCGSFDLEMYHTGTPTASVKFWLQREYGAGTGIWGHPDGSMQYDGTIISATNSIALTNNTLTYSLMYPTGHYRVLKTYRAFSTAATDGIKDCTEPIYDFSYYNDLKVLGAELLNCGGSTANIRINTEGVSPMTYTITHKNNIPFTLNNGNNSTFNGLDPAIYTVKVQDPCGHDETLVFNVSNLPPPVNAYPAADLTQCDAGNDLVESYDLSQQDNIIRGSQTAANVNISYHFSLADASQGINQIGANATVSGITTIYARATLINTPACYAINTFRLVPLRMPELTMNQNQHGCEGQPNALIADSGYIMYEWSTGETTQSIYPEHAGDYTITVTNSNLCTDAKTITLTTTAAAAIKQVDITDWTEMDNTITITAGSAGAAQEHIEYSLDNYIWQDSNIFSGLPPGKYTVYARDKLGCGGDGPVITYLLSYPKYFTPNGDNINETWRIKFSSIAEPDLMIYIYDRFGKLITGLRTDSEGWDGTLNGSPLPSTDYWFVVHRQDGKEYRGHFALIR, from the coding sequence ATGATTACCTCAAACCAACAAAAAATATTTAGCAGTTTCCGGGTTAACAAAATAGCGTTTTTATTAGTAACGCTTTTGTTTGTGTTAACTACCGGCGCGCAAACTATTGCATTACAGGCAACAGCAACACCCGAAACCTGCACAGGTAATGGCACCCTCACCTTTAGCGCTACCGGCGCTGTACAACAGGGTACTATAAATTACAAAATATATAAGCTTCCAAACGTTAGTATTGCCATTTATGACGGTCCTTCAGGTACACTCTCAGGGCAACAGGCAGGCACCTATAAAGTAGTAGCAACCCAAACTCTTAATGGCATAAACCAGACAGGTGAAGCAACTGTTGAGATAGAAAATAAAGTTGTTTTGTTTAGCTTTACAGCACTGGCTACAGATGCCGTGTGCGGAAATGACGGCACAATAAGTGCAACTACAACAACAGGCACAGCGGTTAGCTATGAAATAATATCAGGCCCTGTTACCGCGCCTGCCCAGGCATCTAACACATTTCAAAACCTGCCCACCGGATTTTACATGATCAAGGCTACAGATGCCTGCGGAAGCGCACCGGTAGTATCTTTAAATGTTTTTTCTAAAGCACCTGTTCTTAACATTGGCCCGGCCAAATTTCCAGACTCTGCATTACCAGATTGTAATCATATAACAGTAGGCAACCCCATTACACATCTTACAACCCCTGTTATTGCATATCCTCTTACTGCCACATTTACAGTATATCCTCCCGACGGAGGGGCATTACAGCATTTCACACAAACAATTACAACCGGCAGTGACGACTATGAGGTAATAGAACAGGTAATTCCTTTTTATTATGACACCCCTTACTATTATGATCTGGTAGTTACTGATCCTTGCGGAAATAACTATTCGCTACCACAAAACCTTGTTAAAGAAAAACTATACGCTTTTTTAAATTTTGACGATGTAGGCTGCAACAAAGTAGTACTGTTATCTCTTGATAAGTTTGTACCTCCTTACAATGCATCTTTCATACAGTCACCTCCCGGTTTTTTCCCGGCTTCTCTTAATTCTTTATATCCCGGGCCTTTTAACGATGTACTCAACATCTTTGGCGATGAGCAAAATGGTGTACCAAACGGCACCTACGAAATAAAAATTACCGATGCCTGCGGAAATACCGCTACTGCAAAAAAGGAACTTTTGCCTGATCCTGATCCTGTAGCAAACGGGAGCGCTTCTAACAGCGACTGTATTAACAATCTTGGGTCAATAACTGTAGCAATTGCTCCACGCGAAATACAAACCATAAAAATCACAAGTGCACCGCCAGAATACATTACAATGTACAGCGCCACACTACCACAAGACGTAAGCGCATTTGTTATCCCTGCCGAAGGGCTTAAACTTGACAGGCTACCTCCGGGAACTTATATTTTTGATGTTTATAACACCTGCGGCTATCATTACAAACCGCCTACTGTTGTGGTTGTTCCAGACTATACCTTTTCTACAATTGCCGTATTACAACGCCAGGATTGTGCCCCCGGTATGGGCACTGTAATGCTTACTAAAAATTTAACGGCTGCCAGCATTACAGCCGCACCGGCAGCTTACAGCCAATTGTTACCACAAAACATTTCTAATCTTATTAATCCGGATGGCGACGTTTACCTTGAAGGAATACCGCCGGGCAATTATACCTTTTCACTCACAAATGCCTGTGAGGGTACCGTAACAAAAAGCATTGCCATAGTAGGAAATGAAATTTCGCGTAATGATTTTACCTATACGCCTTACTGTGGTTCTTTTGACCTCGAAATGTACCACACAGGTACTCCCACAGCATCAGTAAAATTTTGGCTGCAGCGCGAATACGGAGCAGGCACCGGTATTTGGGGGCACCCTGATGGCAGTATGCAATATGATGGTACTATTATAAGCGCAACAAATAGCATAGCCCTTACAAACAATACCCTAACATACAGCCTTATGTACCCAACAGGCCATTACAGGGTATTAAAAACATATAGGGCTTTTAGCACGGCAGCAACTGATGGTATTAAAGACTGTACAGAACCCATTTATGACTTTTCTTACTATAACGACCTTAAGGTTTTAGGCGCTGAATTGCTTAACTGCGGCGGCAGCACCGCCAATATCAGGATAAATACCGAAGGTGTATCTCCTATGACCTATACCATTACTCACAAAAACAACATACCGTTTACCCTAAATAACGGAAACAACAGTACATTTAACGGGCTCGACCCTGCCATTTATACAGTAAAGGTACAGGATCCGTGCGGGCATGATGAAACACTGGTTTTTAATGTATCTAACCTGCCTCCTCCCGTTAACGCTTATCCCGCAGCAGACCTGACACAATGTGATGCAGGTAACGACCTTGTCGAATCATATGACCTTTCTCAACAAGACAACATAATAAGAGGCAGCCAAACAGCAGCTAACGTAAACATATCCTATCATTTCTCACTGGCCGATGCTTCACAAGGCATAAACCAGATTGGCGCAAATGCTACGGTTTCAGGCATTACAACCATTTATGCAAGGGCAACACTAATTAACACACCTGCATGTTATGCAATAAACACGTTTAGGTTAGTGCCACTCCGGATGCCTGAACTCACCATGAACCAAAACCAGCATGGATGCGAAGGTCAGCCCAATGCCCTTATAGCAGATAGCGGTTATATAATGTATGAATGGTCTACCGGAGAAACCACGCAAAGTATTTACCCTGAGCATGCCGGAGATTATACCATCACGGTTACCAATAGTAATTTATGTACCGATGCTAAAACCATTACACTTACTACCACAGCAGCAGCAGCGATAAAACAGGTAGATATTACTGACTGGACCGAAATGGATAACACCATAACCATAACCGCAGGCTCTGCAGGAGCTGCTCAAGAACATATAGAATATTCACTTGATAACTACATCTGGCAGGATAGCAACATTTTCAGCGGATTGCCTCCCGGAAAATATACTGTTTATGCAAGAGATAAACTGGGATGTGGCGGCGATGGACCGGTAATTACCTACCTACTCTCCTATCCTAAATATTTTACACCAAATGGCGACAATATAAACGAAACCTGGCGTATAAAATTCTCATCCATAGCAGAACCGGATCTTATGATATACATTTATGATCGCTTTGGTAAACTTATTACAGGTTTAAGAACCGATAGCGAAGGCTGGGATGGTACATTAAACGGATCTCCGCTACCAAGTACTGACTATTGGTTTGTAGTACATCGACAAGATGGCAAAGAATATCGCGGGCATTTTGCACTTATTAGGTAA
- the rpsA gene encoding 30S ribosomal protein S1, whose product MSEQTKTNEEFLQEFNWHNFEEGIDPVDEQNLREFETLVEKTFISTDSDEVVEGTVVRITDRDAIVDINAKSEGVISLNEFRYNPGLKVGDKVEVLIDVREDKSGQLVLSHKKARTIKAWDRVINANETGEIVNGFVKCRTKGGMIVDVFGIEAFLPGSQIDVKPIRDYDQYVNKTMEFKVVKINHEFKNVVVSHKALIEADIEVQKKEIIGQLEKGQVLEGVVKNITSYGVFIDLGGVDGLIHITDLSWSRINHPSEVLELDQKLNVVILDFDDEKTRIQLGLKQLHPHPWDALDGNLKVGDKVKGKVVVIADYGAFIEVAEGVEGLIHVSEMSWSTHLRSAQDFVKVGDEIEAVILTLDREDRKMSLGIKQLSQDPWTDITSKYPVGSRHSGIVRNFTNFGIFVELEEGIDGLIYISDLSWTKKIKHPSEFVNVGDKLDVVVLELDVDGRKLSLGHKQTQANPWDKYEDSFAVGTVHTGEISEIVDKGATVEFGDDIVAFIPARHLEKEDGKKLKKGESADFKVIEFNKEFKRVVASHTATFKDEEEKNYRSQSENNNNTSSSSNNAEKSTLGDLDVLAELKERMERGENNK is encoded by the coding sequence ATGTCTGAACAAACAAAAACAAACGAAGAGTTTCTACAGGAATTTAACTGGCATAACTTTGAAGAAGGTATTGACCCGGTAGATGAGCAAAACCTAAGGGAATTTGAAACTCTTGTTGAGAAAACTTTCATCTCGACTGACAGTGACGAAGTAGTAGAAGGTACAGTAGTAAGAATCACTGACAGGGATGCAATTGTTGATATCAACGCTAAGTCGGAAGGTGTTATTTCTCTTAACGAATTCCGTTACAACCCAGGTCTTAAAGTGGGTGACAAAGTAGAAGTACTTATCGACGTTCGCGAAGACAAATCAGGCCAGTTAGTTCTTTCTCACAAGAAAGCACGTACTATCAAGGCTTGGGACAGGGTTATCAATGCTAATGAAACTGGCGAGATCGTTAATGGTTTCGTTAAGTGCAGGACTAAAGGTGGTATGATCGTTGACGTTTTCGGCATCGAGGCATTCCTTCCAGGTTCTCAGATAGACGTAAAACCTATCAGGGATTACGATCAGTATGTAAACAAAACTATGGAGTTTAAAGTTGTGAAAATCAACCACGAATTTAAAAACGTTGTTGTATCTCACAAAGCTCTTATCGAAGCTGATATCGAAGTTCAGAAAAAAGAAATCATCGGGCAGCTTGAAAAAGGCCAGGTACTTGAAGGTGTTGTTAAAAACATTACTTCTTACGGTGTATTCATCGACCTTGGAGGTGTTGACGGTCTTATCCACATCACTGACCTTTCTTGGAGCCGTATTAACCACCCAAGTGAAGTTCTTGAACTTGACCAGAAACTTAACGTTGTTATTCTTGACTTTGATGACGAGAAAACACGTATCCAGCTTGGTCTTAAGCAACTACACCCACACCCGTGGGATGCTCTTGACGGCAACCTGAAAGTAGGTGACAAAGTTAAAGGTAAAGTAGTAGTTATTGCTGACTACGGTGCATTTATCGAAGTTGCTGAAGGTGTAGAAGGACTTATCCACGTTTCTGAAATGTCTTGGTCTACGCACCTAAGATCTGCTCAGGATTTTGTTAAAGTTGGTGATGAGATAGAAGCAGTTATCCTTACACTAGACAGGGAAGACCGTAAAATGTCTCTTGGTATCAAACAACTTTCTCAAGACCCATGGACTGATATCACTTCTAAATACCCTGTAGGCTCTCGCCACTCAGGTATCGTGAGAAACTTTACAAACTTTGGTATATTCGTTGAGCTTGAAGAAGGTATCGACGGTCTTATTTACATCTCAGACCTTTCTTGGACTAAGAAAATTAAGCACCCAAGTGAGTTTGTAAACGTAGGTGATAAACTTGATGTTGTAGTTCTTGAACTTGATGTTGACGGACGTAAACTTTCTCTTGGACACAAACAAACTCAGGCTAACCCTTGGGATAAATATGAAGATAGCTTTGCTGTAGGTACTGTACATACAGGTGAGATATCTGAAATTGTGGACAAAGGTGCTACTGTAGAATTTGGAGACGATATCGTTGCCTTCATACCTGCACGCCACCTTGAGAAAGAAGACGGAAAAAAACTTAAAAAAGGCGAATCTGCTGATTTCAAAGTTATTGAGTTCAACAAAGAATTCAAGCGTGTTGTAGCTTCTCACACTGCCACATTTAAGGATGAGGAAGAGAAAAACTACAGGTCTCAGTCTGAAAACAACAACAATACTTCATCTTCTAGCAACAATGCAGAAAAGAGCACTCTTGGTGACCTTGACGTATTAGCTGAGCTGAAAGAAAGAATGGAAAGAGGAGAGAACAACAAATAA
- a CDS encoding zeta toxin family protein, with amino-acid sequence MEKTLYVIAGCNGAGKTTASFTILPEILNCKEFVNADEIARGLSPFQPETVAFEAGRIMLNRINELLKEGKTFAIETTLATKSYKSKILEAQQSGYKVTLLFFWLENVDMAITRVATRVSEGGHNIPEDVIRRRYMGGIKNLFSIYIDIVDEVIVVDNSRDYSVAVAEKIKNHKLTILDNKRFDKIKRLHGRE; translated from the coding sequence ATGGAAAAAACACTTTATGTTATTGCAGGCTGTAACGGTGCCGGGAAAACAACAGCATCCTTTACCATATTACCTGAAATATTAAATTGTAAAGAGTTTGTAAATGCAGATGAAATCGCCAGAGGGCTCTCACCATTTCAACCTGAAACAGTTGCTTTTGAAGCCGGCCGCATAATGCTTAATCGTATTAACGAACTTTTAAAAGAGGGTAAGACTTTTGCCATAGAAACAACACTGGCCACTAAAAGCTATAAGTCTAAAATACTTGAAGCGCAGCAAAGTGGCTATAAAGTTACACTGCTGTTTTTTTGGCTTGAAAATGTAGATATGGCTATAACCCGGGTAGCAACCCGTGTATCAGAAGGAGGGCACAATATTCCGGAAGATGTAATAAGGCGAAGGTATATGGGCGGGATAAAGAATTTATTTAGTATTTATATAGATATTGTAGATGAAGTAATTGTTGTAGATAATTCGAGAGACTATTCGGTTGCTGTTGCGGAAAAAATTAAAAATCACAAGTTGACAATTTTAGATAATAAAAGATTTGATAAAATAAAGAGGTTACATGGAAGAGAGTAA
- a CDS encoding 7-carboxy-7-deazaguanine synthase QueE: MLKKELQLAVEKGVMLPLMEEFYTIQGEGFHTGTAAYFIRVGGCDVGCHWCDVKESWNADLHPPTDIKDITASATKYAKTIVITGGEPLTWDMGPITASLKEAGMRVHIETSGAYKLSGDWDWICLSPKKNKLPTEEVYAHAHELKVIIHNKHDFIFAEEQAAKVNDNAILFLQPEWSKKEAMTPLIVDYVMENPKWRVSLQTHKYLNIP, from the coding sequence ATGTTGAAGAAGGAATTGCAGCTGGCTGTAGAAAAGGGAGTAATGCTTCCGCTAATGGAAGAGTTTTATACCATACAGGGTGAAGGTTTTCATACCGGTACAGCAGCTTATTTTATACGCGTAGGCGGTTGTGATGTAGGGTGCCACTGGTGCGATGTAAAGGAAAGCTGGAACGCAGACCTGCATCCGCCAACTGACATAAAAGACATCACGGCATCTGCTACAAAATATGCCAAAACTATTGTTATTACCGGTGGGGAACCGCTTACCTGGGATATGGGTCCCATTACGGCATCGTTAAAAGAAGCCGGAATGCGTGTGCATATCGAAACATCAGGAGCGTATAAGCTTAGCGGGGACTGGGACTGGATTTGCCTTTCGCCAAAAAAAAATAAGTTACCAACCGAAGAGGTATATGCCCATGCGCATGAGCTTAAGGTTATCATACATAATAAGCACGATTTTATTTTTGCCGAAGAGCAGGCAGCTAAAGTAAATGATAATGCCATACTCTTTTTGCAACCGGAATGGAGCAAAAAAGAAGCCATGACGCCGCTTATAGTAGATTATGTGATGGAAAATCCTAAATGGAGGGTATCGCTACAAACGCATAAATACCTGAATATACCGTAA
- a CDS encoding DUF2059 domain-containing protein, giving the protein MKKLLFAVAFLFVANFATAQDAAFKTDVEKLIQLAGANSQMDVAKKQVVDMIPAAKKEAFGKEFDAIIKPVREKQVAFYLKEFTHDEVKQLIKFYESPLGKKMSEKAVKQAETSIQDSQEIGMEIQGLMMKYMQ; this is encoded by the coding sequence ATGAAAAAGTTACTTTTTGCAGTTGCATTTTTATTTGTGGCAAACTTTGCTACAGCACAAGATGCAGCTTTTAAAACCGATGTAGAAAAACTAATACAGCTTGCCGGAGCAAACTCTCAAATGGATGTTGCTAAAAAACAGGTTGTGGATATGATTCCTGCTGCAAAAAAAGAAGCCTTTGGGAAAGAGTTTGACGCTATTATAAAACCTGTAAGGGAAAAACAGGTAGCTTTTTACCTAAAAGAGTTTACACATGATGAAGTAAAGCAGCTTATTAAATTTTATGAGTCGCCGCTTGGTAAAAAAATGTCTGAAAAAGCAGTAAAGCAGGCTGAAACAAGCATACAGGATTCTCAGGAAATAGGCATGGAAATACAAGGCCTTATGATGAAATATATGCAATAA
- a CDS encoding fasciclin domain-containing protein codes for MKTPKFLSAAIVAFTMFISGATVAQTKMVGGAAMYPTKNIIENAVNSKDHTTLVAAVKAAGLVETLSGKGPFTVFAPTNAAFDKLPKGTVDNLLKPENKKMLTSVLTYHVVAGKWSAADIAAAIKKGNGSYEAKTVQGGKLWFKMDGKDLWVIDEKGGKAKVTIADVNQSNGVIHVVDTVLMPK; via the coding sequence ATGAAAACTCCAAAATTTTTATCAGCAGCAATTGTTGCTTTTACAATGTTTATTAGTGGCGCTACAGTAGCGCAGACAAAAATGGTAGGTGGCGCGGCCATGTACCCTACAAAAAATATTATAGAGAATGCCGTTAACTCTAAAGATCACACTACACTTGTTGCAGCAGTAAAAGCAGCTGGCCTTGTAGAAACACTTAGTGGCAAAGGGCCATTTACGGTTTTTGCACCTACAAATGCAGCTTTTGATAAATTACCAAAAGGTACTGTAGACAACCTGCTTAAGCCGGAGAATAAAAAAATGCTTACGTCTGTACTTACATACCATGTGGTAGCCGGTAAATGGAGTGCTGCAGATATTGCTGCAGCCATTAAAAAAGGCAATGGCTCTTATGAAGCTAAGACCGTACAGGGTGGCAAGCTATGGTTTAAAATGGATGGAAAAGACCTTTGGGTAATTGACGAAAAAGGAGGAAAAGCAAAAGTTACTATTGCAGACGTTAACCAGAGTAATGGTGTTATACATGTGGTTGACACAGTATTGATGCCAAAATAA